A region of the Mus caroli chromosome 7, CAROLI_EIJ_v1.1, whole genome shotgun sequence genome:
CCCTGCTATAGCATGAGAGGACGGGTCACTCGATCATCACAGCCAGGATGACTGGGAGACTGATCTTTGAGCTGACTGGGTTGAAGACCTCACATTGGTACTCTCCAGCATCCTCCTTCCTCACAGTATGTATCCAGAGTTGGCACTTTGACGGGGACAGGGTCATCCTGTCTGTGAGCTGCAGACGCTGATTGTTGAGGAGCCAACGGATGGAGCCCCCAGTGTTGTCTGAGAAGCAAGTGAAGACCACTGAGCCCTGTACTCGAACTGTGCTGTCTGTGACTTTTATGACAGGCTGTGTGGCAAGCTCTGCAAAGAAACAGAGGAGAGGACCAAATGATAGTCGTCCTTGAGACAGATCAACCAGAGGCTCAAAAGCTTGCATAAGTAAAGCTTCCAGGGAGGAGAAATTGGAGCAGTGACTACAGTCATATCTTGTGCTTTGCATCTGCAACCCATGGACTGTATGACCCTGATTCAGCCACTGAGGTtgatgtgcctcagtttccctgtacTAGGACAACTGTGCATGATCATTGCACTGCCTATGAGTTAAGATTAGGAATGAGCAATGTTCTGACCTGGGGATGGGGAGCTGCTCACATCAGCAGCATCTGTTCCACTTACCCTAGGCTGGATTCCTGAGAATAAGGAGGTACCAGGAGAACCTCTGTCCCTTCCCTTATGGACATTATTTTCGTCTGAGTCTCCTAAGTCCATCAGAACAGTTGGCTTCTGTCCTGCCACCTGTCCATTGAGACTCAGGAGAAGGAGGTACAAAGGTGACCCACATGACTGCAGCTGTCATGGAAGTAAACAGCTGATCCTGCACCCTGTAGGACTTGGACACTCAGCCAAGCTTTGTTCCCTGTCAGCTCTGACAGGAAGTCCAATGCTAGCCCTGAGGAGAAACTGTCTGGGGAAAACTAGAGTTGAGTCTGGATCCTTGGCTTCCTAATGCTCCTCTTACTGATTCAGTAGTGAGCTGGACCATGGATGGAGGGGTAACACAGACTGAAAAGGAAGATAGAAGGGAAAGAGACAAACCCATCAATATTGAGACCTTTGTCTTTGGTGAAAAGACAGGGTCATGTGACTAGAGAAGCTTAGATCCATCACCCAGCGGAAGTGGATGGGAGGGTTTGCACAAGTCAGAGAGATTGAGCAAACAAACTCCATGCCCTCGGCACACCTGaatgtttcttgttttctctgtagGGAACTCTGTCCTCGTGTCTCCACACTCACTGTCCTCACATGCCTGTTCTCCTTCAGAAGATGTGGGGTGCAGGTAAACTGTGTCTTACTTCTTCCTCTGGAAACCTTGTGTTTTCAAATCCCAACCTCCATTCTGGTCCAGTGACCACCTGACATCACTTTGAGATTGCCTTCCTGGTCTCTTCCAGCCCATTACACTTAGAGCCTTCTTAGAAAAACATCTAATTAGATATTTTGAGAAGGTCCAGTACCTATATAGGCTCAGATGCCTGTGGGTAGATAGACAGATGTCCAAAGATCCTGCATGTCCAGGTGCTAATGAAATTCTCATATTTGGAGCTACTGACACTGGTTAAACCTCCAGCCCACAAGGAGGTGTCTGGAGTAGACATGAGTATGGCTGTGTGTACAGGTGCAGGTGTACACCATCCTGAGTGTATGCTTATGGAAAGGTCACAGCACctagatggaggtcagaggtcaacttgagCGACCCTTTCTCATCCTTCCATCTTAGGAGATTCCAGTAAGTCTCTgagctcccctcctcccacacagTCAGGCACTGTCCTCCTCACCAGTGAGCAGGAGACACTACCAGGGGCAGCAAGCATTGCAGAGAAGTACACAGTGGGTCATCATGGCTGCAACAACCTGCTCTGCCCTCATTCTGTGCCCTGgatggtggtgacacatgctATGACAGACTTGTACCACGTCAGCTCTAACTGGTATCCAAAGCCAACCAATGACAAAAACATTTCCCAGTTTCACCTGGAGTCTAATCATCGCAGAGATTTGCAGCCAGGCCTCTGGTTCTCTGTGTGGGGACTCCATGGCTTCCTCCTCTAGGGCTTATCTGACACCCACAAGGTGTCGGATATCATATATCAGGAATATGGGCATGGTAAGAGGCCCAAGGGTCAGGGCCGAGTCTGACATTCTTGGGCTGAGTTTATCCAGCACAGGATGGGTAACTCTGCATGAAAAGACAGGTGACAGGTTCTGATCTAATGCTGTTAGTCCACCCCATGTGTGCCCTGCAGTAAGTGCCCAAATGCCAATGAGTGGACACAATGTAGTGGGGGAGACAGCAGGTACAGCCCACTCCTCAGAGTCCACTTATGAAGTAGGGTAAGCCACACCCAGCAGTGGGAAGTCATAGAGAGTCACTTACTGTGGACGTTGACTTGCACGTGTGCTGTTTCAACTCTCATATTGCTGTCTGTTGTTATTAGTGTGTACACACCAGAGTCTTTCTCAGTGACATCCTGGAGCAGCAGGGATCCATTGGTGTACActgtctctcttctgctctgtgCATAACCCATGATGATGGACTTCGTTGCTATGCTATATTTTGCAATTTGAAAGAATATAGTGCTATACACGCCTTTGTACCACAAAAAGGTTTGCAGATCTTCTGGCAGATTATGGACCTGGAGAAGAACACTTCCCCCTTCAGCAGCATGCGGTGGCACTGGATCGATGCTGAGCTGGGAAGAGTCAAGAGGGTCACAGCACgaggaaagggaggctggaagggaaaggagaaaaatcatcaCATAGGTTCATTGTGCTCCGTGGAAAGATGGTGACCTGCATGCTGAACAGATGGAGTCTTCACTCAGCCTAAACAGGCCTGTGGGTGTATCTATCCCACCTGGTAGAAGTCAGCTCATGGCCTCCATTTTCTCGGTGCCATTGAATCTGTCATTTCCTCTGCATGGAGCTCTCTCCTCAGTGTCTCCATGGTTGCCCCTCACTGCCCTGGGCCAGAcactgcacacactcatgcacactgtGCTCTGAGATGATGCCTCCCTCTGACCTTGGTCTCTGCACACCCTGCATATTCACTTCCtgacttttctcatttcctttgtaCCTGCACTCAGCTTCTGACCTCACTTTCTACAtgttcttcctgctctgcctgcAGCACCCAGGACTAGGGCTGAGTGAGGGCTTGGAGCAGGCTGCTCTTCTTAGCAGGCCCTGGATTATGCTGCCAGgcttcatgtcaacttgacacaagccagagtcgtTTGAAACAGGAGCATCAACTGAAAATACAAATACCAGAATGGCCACTGGGCAGGTCTATAGCACATCTTTTAagtggtgattgatgtgggagggaccagTCCACTGTAAGCATTTCCACCACTGGGCTCATGGTCCCATGTGCTATAAGACCAGGATGAGCAAAGTGTGAGGAGACAGGCAGGAGCAAGCAACCCTCCATTTTGTCTACCAATACCCTgcgtttctttgatttttttctgttgtttttttctatgAAACTACTTTTTAGAGATAATAAATACACAGAATTGATATAGACAGCCAAAAATCATTGTTCACTGTCTGCTCAGAGCAGGAATAAGTGTCAAGTCCTGATCAATTGGAACCCAGGACATTTTTAGTCAAGCCTGGGACAGACAACCAGGGCCAGAGCTTCCCAGTGCTCACCACTCTGTAGACTCCACGATTTCCTCGTGTGCATTGCAAGAGCCTCAACAAACAGAGCAGTCTGGAATCTTAGGTCCTCTGAGATACAAGGGGGAATCAGAAGACAGAGTCTGACCCATGGGAGTTTACATTCTATATGTGTGTCCTGCACACAGTGGTCAAACCCCATCATGGGGATAAAAGTGTAGTCACATGACAGGAGTGACAGTCCTGTCTGTTGAAGCTTCACCCAGCACTGAACGATCACAGAGAATCACTTACTGTCCACCTGAAGGTAAATGTGTGCTAATTCTATTCTCGGATATCTATTCAGAGTTCGTAGGGTGTAGAATCCAGTGTCTTTCCAGGTGACATTCTGGAGCAGCAGGGATCCATTGCTGAACACCGTTTCTCTACCGCTGTGGGCAGGGCCAAGCACACTTGAATTCTTGGCTGTTCTGTATCGGGCAATCTCAAGCTTGTTAAACACAATTGCTCCTTTGTACCAGGTAAGTGATATAAGATACTCTGGTAGATTGTGAACAAGGAAAAGAACACTTCCTCCTTCAGCAACGCTGGCCGGCACTAATTCAATAGTGGGAGGTACAAGGGTAGTAGGACGCTCACAGATGAAAAGAGAGGCTAAAAGGGAAGAGAGATCCATCAATATTAGGATTTTTGTGTTTGACTAAGATGGTGCCCTGTGTCCTGAGCAGCTGTGTCCATAGCTCAGCTGAGGTGTATGTGTGAGGGTCTCACCTTCCCTACTTGGTGGAGGTCACCACATTACCTTCATGTGCTCCGTGTCCctcatttctcatttcctctgTATGGTGCTCTCTCCTTGGTTGTCTACACGGCCCTCCTTCATTCCCCTCAGATCCCTGCTCACACTCAGTGTAGATGGTGTTGGAGTGCTGCCTCCTGACGCCTTCCCCAGCATCCTATCTTCACTCTCTGACTCTATTGTTGTGTTTCTGTTCCTTAAATGGTTCCCTCCAACACCTGATCACCTTCTAGCTTTCTTTActtgtctgtcttcctgtccACTAGGGCTAGAGAATTGTGAGACCCAgtagtggtctttttttttttttttttaaagaaaggctgCCTAAAAACACATCAGATATCTGTAGGGAACCAATGaaagatttaattaattaattaattaattaatgatctCTCAGGACCATGCCTACTCATAGATTTAACAGTTTCATATGTTTGGGGATACAGTGTTCAAGGCTTCCATTAacttttgggtttggtttgtttgtttgtttgtttgtttgtttttttatttgtttttgcagtatgtgtgtgtgtgtgtttctgacaAGGGTGTTTCTCATTGTGTGTTGGTGGTTGCAGGAGACCTTCCCTAGGAAATAGACAGAAGCTGATGTCCTTGGCTGACTTGCCCACACTGAATCTAGGTTTCTCCAAGGTAAAATCAAATGAGGGATTCTACACACCTGACATTGTtctccaccatgtgtgtcctgcaCTAAATGCTCAAGCCCCAACATGGAGACACaatgcagagggaaaggagaCACAGGCCAGGCCTGACACTTCTGTGTGCCTAGTGGAGGGACCCAACCCAGGACCCAGACTTCACAAAGAATTACTTACagtacacatgaaggaatgtGGATGTATTTGATACCAGTTCTCCATTTTTACTTATGGTTTGAAGAGTGTAATATCCTGTGTCTTCCNGGGTGACATTTTGGATCCACAGGGACCCGTTGCTGTACAATGTCTCTCTACCACTGTGCTCAGGTCCTGTCACACTTGTGCTATAGTCAAGTGAATACAATGCAATTCNGAGGCTCATGTCTGTCACCCCTCTATACCAGACAAAGACTCGAAGATTCTCTGGCAGATTGTCCACTCGTAGAAGAACATTTTCTCCTTCAACTAATTTGGGTGGTACGGATTCAATGGTGACTCCGGCAGTGATGGGCAAGAGCCAGCAGGTTAAGAGGGAGGCTAGAAGGGAANAGAGAGAAGCCACCAATCCTGAGCAGGTGTGAGCATCCCTCAGCTTAGGCCTGTGGGTAAGGGTTTGACCATAATAGAGGTGAGCATCGTGCCCTCacgccctcagagcttcagtggGTATGATTTCCTCTCTGAGGAATCCTCTACTCAGGTGTTTCCATATCACTCTTCATAGAAACAGTCTGGTGTGAAGAGAAGTGGCCCTctcaccttctcttcctcctcctctttttcttccttcccctcctcctctccctcctcctcctcctcttccacacagtTCTCACTTTCTGAATTGTTTTCCATTCTGTTTATGGTTCCATTAAACCAGTGACTTTCGTCTATAGATACTCTGACTTCTGGTCCACTAGAAAAAGGCTCAATTTGGACAGGGATTGGAATTGTCTTTTTGGAAGGTTTAGTTCCtgaaaagatctcagaaaataattggggtgaaaaggaaggggaagaaatcaaaggaaaggaaaggaaaggaaaggaaaggaaaggaaaggaaaggaaaggaaaggaaaggaaaggaaaggaaaggaaaggaaaggaaaggaaagNNNNNNNNNNNNNNNNNNNNNNNNNNNNNNggaaaggaaaggaaaggaaaggaaaggaaaggaaaggaaaggaaaggaaaggaaaggaaaggaaaggaaaggaaaggaaaggaaaggaaaggaaaagattggATTTATAGATAAATCTCCATGGATTTATCTATATAGTCCCAGGTTTGGCACAAATGGCAATCATTACTTTCAAGTGTGATTTCATAATTCTGTATTGGATGCACAAGTTTGGGAAGGCTCCTCTCTCACTGTGCACATTGTGGGTGCATAGCACACAcctgtgtggagggcagagaagaTCCTGCAGGAGCCTGTATCTCCATCTGGCCTGTGAGAGCTGAGGAATGAATTCAGACTGGCATGTCtccacacactgagccatctccctggcatTCCCAGGTTTAATTTCTACTTGGAGAGTCACCCTGTCATGGTTAGGAACATCGGTCTTCCATGGCCATGACAGCCAATGTGACTGATTTTGAACAGGGACAGCTGAGGCTTTTCTTTCCATCCTCAGCTCCTGTCTGCTCTGAGGGTCCTGCTGCTGAGCCTCTGTGCCTCACTGCACCTTCTGCACCATGACTACAAACAGATATCAAAGTCTTCTCTAGACATCTTCTCTACAGAACACTTTGGGCTTCTGAGTTTCCCTTTCCACACACAATCAGATAGCTTGAACACTTACCTGTGAGCAGAACCCTCTGCCAGGAGGTACACCCATTGCTGAGAAGCTCAGAGGATACCTCCATATCTCTTCTCACTGTACTGGCCTTTCTCTGAGGAGACCTTCAGCTCCTGCAAGGCACCTGGCCTCTGCTGTCCTTCCTCCTTCTGAGCTGAGTGTTCTCTCAGGCAGGAGCACTTCACAGAATCCTATAGGCTCTGGGTGGTGGGGTCTGTGACCACAGCACTGCTCAGTCACTTCCACTCTCAGTGCTACCCTGTATCTCACATTTTCTCCCTTTATGTTTCTTCTCCAACAAGACCTTGAGCAACAAGGCTGATAAACATCGACATGCCCTCAGAGAACAACGACTCATCCAAGGGCTGTCATCTGCTGACTCCTGGACATGAGTCTGTCAGCATCAAAGAGGGAACCCCCAACTTTCCTACGTGTCCCTGTGACACACAGACCCGGCTGAGCGCCCAGTCTGCCCTGTGTCCTCAGTGCTCTCGGAAGGTGGGATTTCCCAGCAGGAAGGTAACACAGATGTCTGTGAGGTTTGGAAGAGACCAGTTAGGTGATGATTGGGGGATGAAGATAAACCCTGTGTCACTAATGTCACCAGTCAAGATCCTGACCCAAGACAGGGGCCCGGGAGCAGCTGTGTGAGGAATTTCATGTTCTTGGTGTTAGGGAAGAGGTGACCTGTGTGCCCATGGACCTTGCAGCCTTATGAGTTGGCTGTGCTGTGTGTTGGCTGAGCACAGTTCTCTCTGGTCTTCCTGAGTCAGCTCTGCCCTTTTCTGGGTGATTCNCCATCAGCAATCCTGTCTTCTTCAATGGGAGATGCCAGTGGGGAGAAAACTTTCAGGTTCTCCAGAAAGAGAGGGCTCTTCTCAGACACAAGAAACAGAACAAGGTCTAGGGGAGGGGAGATCAAGGTTAGTGGGGACAGGAATGGAAGGCAGTCTCCTAGGCAAGGTCTCCTAGCTCAAGGAAACAATGGTCCTAGTGTTGAGTGAGCAACATAAGTTGCTGGACTTCCTGGAGTTCTCTGGGAGAACTGAAGTCTCATGCCTAGGGCTACAGCAGGGGGTTCAACACCACAAATATGACCTACCCTGATCCCTTCTGCACAGGTGGGATGCAGGCCCTGTCAACCTGCTCACTGTGCTCTGCAGAACTCCTTTTTCCATGTAGTGTAGGGTGGGTCTAGGCAGGCTCCCAGGTTCTCCCTGGCAAGTCCTGGACTAAAGTTGGATGAAGTGTGCATCCATAGGATGAGACCCCTTGGGAGGAGCCTTGCGCTCACAAAATGTCAATGAAAAGATGTCATGGTTCATTTCTCTTCAGACTCAATCGAGAGGACAGTAATGGAAAGGGGGTGCACCTGTACTCACTGGCCCATGTCTGGTGTCTCAATCCCTCCTTCTCTTGGCCCACTGGATGTGGAAGTGTCTTCTAC
Encoded here:
- the LOC110298744 gene encoding pregnancy-specific glycoprotein 22-like, which codes for MEVSSELLSNGCTSWQRVLLTASLLTCWLLPITAGVTIESVPPKLVEGENVLLRVDNLPENLRVFVWYRGVTDMSLXIALYSLDYSTSVTGPEHSGRETLYSNGSLWIQNVTXEDTGYYTLQTISKNGELVSNTSTFLHVYSSLFICERPTTLVPPTIELVPASVAEGGSVLFLVHNLPEYLISLTWYKGAIVFNKLEIARYRTAKNSSVLGPAHSGRETVFSNGSLLLQNVTWKDTGFYTLRTLNRYPRIELAHIYLQVDTSLSSCCDPLDSSQLSIDPVPPHAAEGGSVLLQVHNLPEDLQTFLWYKGVYSTIFFQIAKYSIATKSIIMGYAQSRRETVYTNGSLLLQDVTEKDSGVYTLITTDSNMRVETAHVQVNVHKLATQPVIKVTDSTVRVQGSVVFTCFSDNTGGSIRWLLNNQRLQLTDRMTLSPSKCQLWIHTVRKEDAGEYQCEVFNPVSSKISLPVILAVMIE